Proteins encoded by one window of Nicotiana tabacum cultivar K326 chromosome 10, ASM71507v2, whole genome shotgun sequence:
- the LOC142165499 gene encoding uncharacterized protein LOC142165499, translating into MKHSEVQHQLFRRFIVRELEESFLEAFLIHVNGTTLCFSLREFVVVIGLNFVGDVEDFKFNTKRPNRLVETYFGGAKTVKKTDLVKCFNDNNWGFDNDEDVVKIVVLYFMHTFILSSEKNCTIIPRKHFDLVEGGRYCDYPWGKEAFTALLKFISRKMDSQKKYYRITDMPLAMQMKYNNIQPIVTELAVIQNNHSMYSYIRF; encoded by the exons ATGAAGCATTCTGAGGTTCAACATCAATTGTTCAGGCGCTTCATAGTGCGAGAGCTAGAAGAAAGTTTTCTTGAAGCATTTCTCATACATGTAAATGGAACAACATTGTGCTTTTCACTCAGGGAGTTTGTGGTAGTCATTGGTCTAAATTTTGTTGGTGATGTTGAAGATTTTAAGTTCAACACAAAGAGGCCTAACAGGCTCGTGGAGACATACTTTGGCGGAGCAAAGACTGTGAAGAAGACTGATTTGGTAAAATGCTTTAATGACAACAATTGGGGCTTTGACAACGATGAAGATGTGGTTAAAATAGTTGTGTTGTATTTCATGCATACATTCATATTATCCAGTGAGAAGAATTGCACAATTATTCCAAGGAAACATTTTGACTTGGTCGAGGGTGGGAGATATTGTGATTACCCATGGGGTAAGGAGGCATTCACTGCCCTTCTCAAATTTATTAGCCGGAAGATGGATTCTCAGAAGAAGTATTACAGGATTACTGACATGCCTCTTGCTATGCAA ATGAAATACAACAACATTCAACCAATCGTTACAGAGCTTGCAGTTATTCAGAATAATCACAGCATGTATTCGTATATCAGATTTTAG
- the LOC107818146 gene encoding membrane-associated progesterone-binding protein 4-like has protein sequence MASFLGNSFLGISLIVALLSLLLFKISPLKSLYSTPQNFQRLFTVEELAIYNGSDPSLPIFLGIIGSVFDVSKGKSHYGVGGGYNHFAGRDASRAFVSGNFTGDGLTDSLHGLSSAEVKSIVDWRDFYFRTYTFVGKLVGRYYDSEGNPTKYLKGAEAKAARGAQLMEKQKNEEAKLPSCNSRWSQEEGSEVWCDDGYPRLVQRPEQIALTGKMSKRCACFKEDDLGQPGLEVYEGCDYLAKTCRL, from the exons ATGGCTTCATTTTTAGGGAATTCATTTTTAGGGATTTCTCTAATAGTGGCTCTTCTCTCTTTGCTCCTTTTCAAGATTTCCCCTCTCAAATCACTCTACTCTACTCCACAA AATTTTCAGAGACTTTTTACTGTTGAAGAACTTGCAATTTACAATGGGTCTGATCCAAGCTTGCCCATTTTTCTTGGTATTATTGG GTCAGTATTTGATGTGAGCAAAGGAAAGAGTCACTATGGTGTAGGAGGTGGCTACAACCATTTTGCTGGAAg AGATGCTTCACGTGCATTTGTATCCGGAAATTTTACAG GAGATGGACTTACTGACTCACTGCACGGTTTATCCAGTGCTGAG GTTAAAAGTATTGTTGACTGGAGAGACTTCTACTTCAGAACATACAC ATTTGTCGGTAAGCTTGTAGGTCGCTATTATGACAGTGAAGGCAATCCCACAAAGTACTTAAAAGGGGCTGAAGCAAAGGCCGCCAGAGGTGCTCAGCTGATGGAAAAACAGAAGAATGAAGAGGCTAAACTACCTAGCTGTAACTCAAGGTGGAGTCAAGAAGAGGGTTCAGAG GTTTGGTGTGACGATGGATATCCAAGATTAGTTCAACGACCTGAGCAGATTGCATTGACCGGAAAAATGAGCAAACGTTGTGCTTGCTTTAAAGAGGATGATCTTGGCCAGCCAGGTTTGGAGGTCTACGAAGGATGTGATTATTTAGCCAAAACATGCCGGTTATAA
- the LOC107818141 gene encoding uncharacterized protein LOC107818141 yields MKADDDVYLRLAPLASSLQPLPRVDLYYGFVIPCPSMNAFVHYMSGMGFILSWDLVEWIGRSNIPANNTYGPEDKLVGQWLNLGNKAKNRFSNKPRMYDYPGTNGRCSHELIPDTIAVHRLKKWEQWIDVLRFFNVTKQLQPSDLYSISFD; encoded by the coding sequence ATGAAGGCGGATGATGATGTGTACTTGAGGCTTGCACCATTAGCGTCATCTCTCCAACCATTACCTAGAGTTGATTTATACTATGGTTTTGTTATACCTTGTCCTAGCATGAACGCGTTCGTGCATTACATGTCTGGAATGGGGTTTATTTTATCGTGGGATCTAGTGGAATGGATTGGAAGATCAAATATTCCTGCCAACAATACTTATGGTCCAGAAGATAAGTTGGTTGGTCAATGGCTAAATTTGGGAAATAAAGcaaaaaataggttttctaaCAAACCAAGAATGTATGATTATCCAGGAACTAATGGGAGATGTTCACATGAGCTAATCCCAGATACAATAGCTGTTCATAGGCTAAAGAAGTGGGAGCAATGGATAGATGTTCTAAGATTTTTCAATGTAACTAAACAACTTCAACCTTCTGATCTTTATAGTATATCATTTGATTAA